The stretch of DNA cccaaggaattatgcattGACACGAACCAGCATACATAAACAACCAAGAATTTATACATAAGTTGCACATAAGATTTCAAACCAAAACCCATAACAAATCTCCATTTCTCATATGTTGAATCATTACCAACTCCTTATTCCCGATCATGAGTAAAGTGTTTCTCCTCATACCAACCATACCAAAGGTTTACCAACCACCAAGATTCATTATTGCTCATGCCAAGTTTGTGACCACACGCACATACATATGTAACCAACTTATCATATACAATTGATGTAGAGATCATGCCAAATTCATAATCCCCCCCACATATAATCTCCTCCCAACATGCATACTCATTTCCCCCCATACCATCACATAATAGTACAATAGAACACAGTTCAACCACCAAAAGACATGAAAACCTCAAACTGTCGCTCAGGCTGAGGagcctcgcccaggcgagagtctctcgctcaggcgagtcctctccgcctaggcgagagttcgTGAATCTGGAACAGGGGCCTCCgcacgttctcgcttaggcgagacttgcctcgcctgggcgagacgcTCGCTTGCTCGAAATTGAGcgagtcgcctaggcgaccattTGCGCGAGAAGGTCTGGGCGAACCTCTGCTcacctcgcctgggcgagacgtgctcgcctgggcgagtttaACGGTCACCGCCACTGCCATGCCTGTAACAGTCGTATTTTGCACATACCAACAACAACACCAACCACCGCAAGCAATCTCAACAGCATACAAGTTCAAGAATCATAAAAATGTACCGCAAAATAGTTTACAAACACATTAATAGCGAGGTTCTTGCTTTCCGTACCTAGACAAGCTAGCTGAAAACCTCGACACCCAAACTGTGGAGGACAAACAACTTCTAGGAACGGACTCGAAGTTGGAAAACAGTGTGAGAATGGGTCATTTCGGAACCTTAACAACAACTTACGAAAAACAGGCCAAGGAAGGAAACTACGAGTCTGAGAGCACTTACGTGAGCTAAGAACGACCAAACGGGAGGCGGACTGTCAACACAACGGAACCCTAACGAAGAGAGTGCGGCTGCGACTCTAAGCACCGAGGTAGAAGAAATCTGAAAAGTGTGGAATTAGGTTAGACTCGGGTGGCTTTAtcttttgggccagccctaaggCCCAATAGCTCAAGGGCAGCCCTTAAAGCTTTAGGGCAGGAAAtctgggccttacattctccccgacaacaaaaattttcgacctcgaaaatgaaaacttaccaGGTAAAAAGGTGTGGGTGTGATttcctcatgtcctcctctaattCCCAAGTTGAGTCACCTATCCTCCGATCCCAAATGACTTTAACAAGACTGACGACTTTTCCTCGGCGTTCCTCCACCTTACTATCCTCAAGAGCtttgggtggtacttccactgtgaggtactttaaccacatactcatagtgacCATATCTGGACCTGAAGGCCGTCTTTTATACATCATCGTCCTTCACCAATATGTTGTGGTATCCTGACCGCAGATCAATATTCGAGAATACTGTTGATCCATgtagctgatccatcaagtcgtcgaTTCTTGGAAgagggtacttattcttgatcgtcatttTTTTCAACTATCTGTAGTCCAAACACAGtcgtgaactcccatccttcttctttactaaCAGCACTGGCGCTCCCCAAGACGAAGTACTGGGTCGGATAAACTGTTTCGCCATCAGttcctctatctgtttcttaaGTTCAGCCAGCTCCGCTGGAGCCATGCGGTAGGGAGCCATCGATACTGGACATGTCCCCGGCACTAGATCGATCGAGAACTCTACCTCTCTGCGGGGAGGTAACCCTGACACTTCCTCTGGGAACACATCCTCAAAATCCTGCACAACCGGTATTATTGATGTTATCTTTCTCTCTCCCACCTCCATACGAGCGAAGATTATGAAGCACTGTGCGCCACTCTGAATCTCTCGTGCCACCCCCTGCGGAGACACTGACTCAAACTCATCTGAGCCGGGaaacaacaacctcttctcccgacaatctatcagaatgtgattggcagagagccaatccatccctaagatcacctccaactcctgtagaggtaggcagattaGATTTACTttgtacctgcgtccctctacctctaCTGGACACCTAGGACataaggacgacgtcctgaccaaacccgatgcTGGGGTAGACACAAcaagctcacactgcagctcgcgCACCGACAGACCCAACTGCTCCACACAAGCAattgacacaaaggagtgtgtcgctctagaatcatacaacacacaacatctcatcccagaaatcacacaataacccataacaaggttacctaAACCTGTGGCCTCTACTCTGGTCATGGCATAGACTCTGCCCATCGCCTAAGGCCTGTTGCCTCTATCCCTCCTCTGATGCTGATGGggagtctgaactggagggcgtgctGCTGCCCTAGCAAGGGTGGGAtaatccttcccaaagtggccttccttgccacagttgttgcacctgCGGTAACCCTCCATGCGTGGACAAGCACTCCTCAGGTGAGGGCCTCCACAAATGTAGCACTGAACTCGGCCCTGCGGTGGGGAAAAGCTCCTAGACCCCTGAGGCTGATGGTGGGGTCTGTCatatggtctcctccgctcctcatgcCTGGGCTTGGACCCAGACGGTCCACCGATCCTCTGAGGCGGCTGTGGCTGCTGTGGGCGCTGGCCTTCCACCTCGCGTTttatcttctccatcaccctggccttctccaccagagcggcaaaatccttgatggacaaggggGCTACCATCAAGCAGATATCACCGCGAAGGCCGTTCTCGAACTTACGACATCTCCACTCCTCGTCAAGTGGCTGTGTATAGAAGCGGCTGAGGTGcttgaacctctcagcatactcAGTCAcagtcttccctccctgggtcaattggaggaactccacctccttggcgtaccggATGCTGTCTGGGAAGTACTCTGAGAGAAATCTCTCTCTGAAAGTTTCCCATGTCACTAGGtcatccctctcctccaggatGGATTTGGTGCTGATCCACCAATGCTCTGCCTCCCCTGTGAGCATGTACACAAAGAACGCCAACCTGTTCTCCGCAGGACACATCTTCGCATCATAAATGCGCTtcaggtccttcagccattggtctgcgaCGTCAGGACTGGTCTTCCCATCAAACTTCGCTGGGTGGTGCTTCAAAAAATCCTTTAAGCTCCACTCCTTGACTGCAGGTCGTGGTTCAGGGCCAAACACATGGGCAACtgccctgttctcctccagctggcggagggcctccatatgctgccgatgagcatcctcGGCAGCTACcctcgcagcctccatctgctgcatcactgcttgctgctgctcaagcgacgccgccTGTCGCTGAATGGATGtctcatgctgctgcatcatcgcagcactctgctgCGCCATAGCCACTACCATCGCCTTTATGGCTCTGGCGATATCATGTACGTCTCCCTGGGATGATTGCGAAGTCCTACGAGAAGGTGCCATAgtccactggcacacaga from Vigna unguiculata cultivar IT97K-499-35 chromosome 8, ASM411807v1, whole genome shotgun sequence encodes:
- the LOC114194285 gene encoding uncharacterized protein LOC114194285; translation: MGRVYAMTRVEATGLGNLLGLSVRELQCELVVSTPASGLVRTSSLCPRCPVEVEGRRYKRLLFPGSDEFESVSPQGVAREIQSGAQCFIIFARMEVGERKITSIIPVVQDFEDVFPEEVSGLPPRREVEFSIDLVPGTCPVSMAPYRMAPAELAELKKQIEELMAKQFIRPSTSSWGAPVLLVKKKDGSSRLCLDYR
- the LOC114194286 gene encoding uncharacterized protein LOC114194286 → MAVAVTVKLAQASTSRPGEWTMAPSRRTSQSSQGDVHDIARAIKAMVVAMAQQSAAMMQQHETSIQRQAASLEQQQLEENRAVAHVFGPEPRPAVKEWSLKDFLKHHPAKFDGKTSPDVADQWLKDLKRIYDAKMCPAENRLAFFVYMLTGEAEHWWISTKSILEERDDLVTWETFRERFLSEYFPDSIRRFYTQPLDEEWRCRKFENGLRGDICLMARVMEKIKREVEGQRPQQPQPPQRIGGPSGSKPRHEERRRPYDRPHHQPQGSRSFSPPQGRVQCYICGGPHLRSACPRMEGYRRCNNCGKEGHFGKDYPTLARAAARPPVQTPHQHQRRDRGNRP